Proteins encoded together in one Variovorax paradoxus EPS window:
- a CDS encoding amidohydrolase family protein, with the protein MPTLLIRNVRPLGASPVDVLVRGGRIAGIGTALSAPADATIEEGGGALLLPGLVEGHTHLDKTMWGMDWYRNEVGTNLIDKIENERAFRHASGHDAAAQSLALAKAFLALGTTRLRTHVDVDTQAGLRHLEGTLRTREALRDLQQIQIVAFPQSGLLGRPGTAELLDQSLALGADVLGGLDPCAIDGDPVKSLDVLFGIADKHQRPIDIHLHEPGAMGAFSLDLILQRTEALGMQGKVAVSHGFCLGDVAEREREMLLARMAKLGVVLITSAPPSRSVPPLLACRQAGVTVVGGNDGIRDAWTPYGNPDMLERAMLIGLRYNLRRDDEVEVALDTVTHSGARGCGFEAYGLVPGNRADLVLVDAQTLAHAVVARPVRKLVVAGGRVAARDGELQPDVAAL; encoded by the coding sequence ATGCCCACGCTCCTGATCCGCAACGTTCGCCCCCTGGGCGCTTCTCCCGTCGACGTGCTGGTGCGCGGCGGCCGCATCGCAGGCATCGGCACCGCGCTGTCCGCGCCTGCCGATGCAACGATCGAAGAGGGCGGCGGTGCCCTGCTGCTGCCCGGCCTGGTCGAAGGCCACACCCACCTCGACAAGACGATGTGGGGCATGGACTGGTATCGCAACGAAGTCGGCACCAATCTCATCGACAAGATCGAGAACGAGCGCGCGTTCCGCCACGCGAGCGGGCACGATGCCGCCGCACAGTCGCTCGCGCTCGCCAAGGCCTTTCTCGCGCTCGGCACCACGCGGCTTCGCACGCATGTCGATGTCGATACGCAGGCGGGTCTGCGGCATCTCGAAGGCACGCTGCGCACGCGCGAGGCGCTGCGCGATCTGCAGCAGATCCAGATCGTCGCGTTCCCGCAGTCGGGCCTGCTGGGACGCCCCGGCACCGCCGAACTGCTCGACCAATCGCTCGCACTCGGCGCCGATGTGCTCGGCGGCCTCGACCCGTGCGCCATCGACGGCGACCCGGTGAAATCGCTCGACGTGCTTTTCGGCATTGCAGACAAACACCAGCGCCCCATCGACATTCACCTGCACGAGCCGGGCGCCATGGGTGCGTTCTCGCTCGACCTCATCCTGCAGCGCACCGAGGCGCTGGGCATGCAGGGCAAGGTCGCCGTGAGCCACGGCTTCTGCCTGGGCGATGTGGCCGAACGCGAGCGCGAGATGCTGCTCGCGCGCATGGCGAAGCTCGGCGTGGTGCTCATCACCAGCGCGCCGCCGTCCCGCAGCGTGCCGCCTCTCCTGGCCTGCCGGCAGGCGGGCGTGACGGTGGTGGGCGGCAACGACGGCATCCGCGATGCGTGGACGCCTTATGGCAACCCCGACATGCTCGAGCGCGCGATGCTCATCGGCCTGCGCTACAACCTGCGCCGCGACGACGAGGTCGAAGTGGCGCTCGACACCGTCACTCATTCGGGCGCGCGCGGCTGCGGCTTCGAGGCCTACGGCCTCGTGCCGGGCAACCGCGCGGACCTGGTGCTGGTCGATGCGCAGACCCTGGCGCATGCGGTGGTGGCGCGGCCGGTGCGAAAGCTGGTGGTGGCGGGTGGGCGCGTGGCGGCGCGTGATGGCGAGCTGCAGCCGGACGTGGCGGCGTTGTGA
- a CDS encoding DMT family transporter yields the protein MHTTALDTAASPHPNLAFEWALLAVLATCWGASYTFIKIGVQTLPPVTLIAARTLVAGLLLLAVLCMRGVKLPTAPAMWGRFALQACLNSVLPFTLIAWAERSVDAGLATILNSTSPIFIFLLGLGMGGAEKPTLRRLFGVGAGLAGICLIVGFEALHGLGHSLLAQIGLVAAAVCYGCAAMFGRVFKGLDPMVPAAGSLLSGAAMLLPASIAIDRPWTLAPSAASVMAVLALAVLSTALAFTIYFRLIKTLGPMSTAAQAYLRVPIGVTIGVVFLGEALSPTAWVGLACIVAGVVAMTMPVRRGAPTG from the coding sequence ATGCACACGACCGCACTCGATACAGCCGCCAGCCCCCACCCCAACCTTGCCTTCGAATGGGCGCTGCTCGCGGTGCTCGCGACCTGCTGGGGCGCCTCGTACACCTTCATCAAGATCGGCGTCCAGACGCTGCCGCCCGTCACGCTGATCGCGGCGCGCACGCTCGTCGCCGGCCTGCTGCTGCTCGCGGTGCTGTGCATGCGCGGCGTGAAGCTGCCGACGGCGCCCGCGATGTGGGGGCGCTTCGCGCTGCAGGCTTGCCTGAACAGCGTGCTGCCGTTCACGCTCATCGCATGGGCCGAGCGCAGCGTCGATGCCGGGCTCGCGACCATCCTCAACTCGACCTCGCCCATCTTCATCTTCCTGCTCGGCCTCGGCATGGGCGGCGCCGAGAAGCCCACGCTGCGCCGGCTGTTCGGCGTGGGCGCGGGGCTGGCGGGCATCTGCCTGATCGTCGGCTTCGAGGCGCTGCACGGCCTCGGGCATTCGCTGCTCGCGCAGATCGGGCTGGTGGCGGCCGCCGTCTGCTACGGCTGCGCCGCGATGTTCGGCCGCGTGTTCAAGGGGCTGGACCCGATGGTGCCGGCCGCGGGCTCGCTGCTGAGCGGCGCGGCGATGCTGCTGCCCGCGAGCATCGCGATCGACAGGCCGTGGACGCTCGCACCCTCGGCCGCATCGGTGATGGCGGTGCTCGCGCTCGCGGTGCTTTCGACCGCCCTTGCCTTCACCATTTACTTCCGCCTCATCAAGACGCTCGGGCCGATGTCCACCGCCGCGCAGGCGTATCTGCGCGTGCCCATCGGCGTGACGATCGGCGTGGTGTTTCTCGGCGAAGCGCTCTCGCCCACCGCGTGGGTCGGGCTCGCTTGCATCGTGGCGGGCGTGGTTGCGATGACGATGCCCGTGCGCCGCGGCGCGCCAACGGGCTGA
- a CDS encoding Bug family tripartite tricarboxylate transporter substrate binding protein, translated as MAHSHSSPFPLFSLFSRRSVLLATALCAAASPAAFAQQDWPQQPVTLIMGFPAGSGVDVVARTIQEPLSKQLGRPVIIDYRSGAAGNIASEYVAHSKPDGYTLSFGTAATHGSNAALYKKLPFDVEADFVPVAPVLDVSNVLTINSSVIDVKTLKEFVDLVKANPGKYNYASTGNGAGTHMAFAEFNSRLGLNMVHVPYKGGPEAITSVVRGETCCIMNQVQTVLPHYKAGKVRLLGVTTAAPVAAVKEVPTIASSGVPGTKGFDSSIWFGIFAPKGTDARIVDKLNAAVKAVLEQPEIREKFEAQGNTIRIESPAQFKKTVHENRVKWAEVAKAANISID; from the coding sequence ATGGCCCATTCTCACTCCTCTCCGTTCCCTCTCTTCTCCCTGTTTTCGCGCCGCTCGGTGCTGCTGGCCACCGCCTTGTGCGCCGCCGCATCGCCGGCCGCTTTCGCCCAGCAAGATTGGCCGCAGCAGCCGGTCACGCTGATCATGGGCTTTCCCGCCGGCTCGGGCGTCGATGTGGTCGCCCGCACCATCCAGGAGCCGCTGTCCAAACAGCTGGGCCGCCCGGTCATCATCGATTACCGCTCGGGCGCAGCCGGCAACATCGCCAGCGAGTACGTGGCGCACTCGAAGCCCGATGGCTACACGCTCTCGTTCGGCACCGCGGCCACGCATGGCAGCAACGCCGCGCTCTACAAGAAGCTGCCGTTCGACGTGGAGGCCGACTTCGTGCCGGTGGCGCCGGTGCTCGACGTATCGAACGTGCTCACCATCAATTCGAGCGTGATCGACGTGAAGACCTTGAAAGAGTTCGTCGACCTCGTCAAGGCCAACCCCGGCAAGTACAACTACGCGTCCACGGGCAATGGCGCGGGCACGCACATGGCGTTTGCCGAATTCAATTCGCGCCTCGGACTGAACATGGTGCACGTGCCCTACAAGGGCGGCCCGGAGGCCATCACGTCGGTGGTGCGCGGCGAGACCTGCTGCATCATGAACCAGGTGCAGACGGTGCTGCCGCACTACAAGGCGGGCAAGGTGCGCTTGCTGGGCGTGACCACCGCGGCGCCGGTGGCCGCGGTGAAGGAAGTGCCGACCATCGCCTCCAGCGGTGTACCGGGCACCAAGGGTTTCGACAGCTCGATCTGGTTCGGCATCTTCGCGCCCAAGGGTACGGATGCGCGGATCGTGGACAAGCTCAATGCCGCAGTGAAGGCGGTGCTCGAGCAACCGGAGATCCGCGAGAAGTTCGAGGCGCAGGGGAACACCATCCGCATCGAGTCGCCTGCGCAGTTCAAGAAAACGGTGCATGAGAACCGCGTGAAGTGGGCTGAGGTGGCGAAGGCTGCGAATATCAGCATCGATTGA
- a CDS encoding TorF family putative porin — MKHLIRIALPAILLPTLAALPMLASAQLSGNVALTSNYKFRGQDQDMLGRNDYAKTSGFKPAIQGGLDYAFGESGFYVGNWNSSVNWLKGNSLESDFYGGYKFKAGPLDLDVGALTYVYPGNSSGNTTELYGSAGYTDEAIGSFTLKYSHTVSKDYFGYAGNKAGSGLKGTNTGYLNLAYSKEIAPKLTLKAAVGYTNMSSDIRSLGYRNYVDYNVGASYDFGNGLSLAGSVQGANKKSAYTSVSNPGVDFGFGTFGRETYSPNKARFIVTLTKTL; from the coding sequence ATGAAACACCTGATCCGCATCGCCCTGCCGGCGATCCTTCTCCCCACCCTCGCCGCCCTGCCGATGCTCGCGAGTGCGCAACTCAGTGGCAACGTCGCGCTCACCAGCAACTACAAGTTCCGCGGGCAGGACCAGGACATGCTGGGCCGCAACGACTACGCCAAGACCAGCGGCTTCAAGCCCGCCATCCAGGGTGGCCTGGACTACGCCTTCGGCGAGAGCGGCTTCTATGTGGGCAACTGGAATTCGAGCGTCAACTGGCTCAAGGGCAACAGCCTGGAGAGCGATTTCTACGGCGGCTACAAATTCAAGGCCGGCCCGCTCGACCTGGACGTGGGCGCGCTCACCTATGTGTACCCCGGCAATTCGTCGGGCAACACGACGGAGCTTTATGGCAGTGCGGGCTACACCGACGAAGCGATCGGCTCCTTCACGCTCAAGTACTCGCACACCGTGTCGAAGGACTACTTCGGCTACGCGGGCAACAAGGCCGGCTCGGGCCTGAAGGGCACCAACACCGGCTACCTGAACCTGGCGTACAGCAAGGAGATCGCGCCCAAGCTCACGTTGAAGGCCGCCGTCGGCTACACGAACATGTCCAGCGACATCCGCAGCCTGGGCTACAGGAACTACGTCGACTACAACGTGGGCGCTTCTTACGACTTCGGCAACGGCCTTTCGCTTGCAGGCTCGGTGCAGGGCGCGAACAAGAAGAGCGCGTACACCTCGGTCAGCAACCCCGGCGTGGACTTCGGCTTCGGCACCTTCGGCCGCGAGACCTATTCCCCGAACAAGGCCCGCTTCATCGTCACGCTGACGAAGACGCTGTAG